Part of the Tenacibaculum sp. SZ-18 genome, TTGCTTCATGATATTTGTTAAAAACAAACGAAATGTAGGTAGAATTTGTATTCGCCATTTTTGCGATAGTATTGATAGAAAAATCATGAGCGGTGTAAAAATGATTAACTTCTATTTCTTCAATAATACTTAATATTTTATTTTCTAATTTAGGCTCAATATTATAGGTTTTAGTTTTGTATTCTTTTTCCTCTGGAATCACCTGATTATTTTCTAACTCAATATTTTTTTTTGAAATTTCTAGTAGATAATATTTTCTTTTCACAAGAAAGAATGAAGAAATGCCTAACAGAATAATACCATAAAAAATTGTTGTAGCTCTGTTTCTATTCTGTTCTTTTTCAAGAATTGATGCATTTAACTCCTTAATTTTTTCGATGTCATTATCGTATAATAATTGATAGGTCTTCTGTCTATTTTCCTTGGCTAAATTGAACTCTTTTAGGGTTAGTTTTGAGTACTTAAAAGCGCTATCTAATTGACCTTTATTTAAGTATTGCTGTGAAAGAATATTATAGGCTGAAATTAATGAGCTTTTTTGAAGAGATTTATGCTGTAATAACTTAATTGAATAAAAAATAGCAGAATCAGATTCATTTAATTGATCAAAACAAATTGCTTTATTACGATGTTCATATTTTTTAGTATTACTATTTTTATCTAAATCAGCATAGTTGTTAGTTAGATTTAAGGCTTCTCTATATTTCTTTTTTGCAATTAAAACTTCAGTTTTTCTTAAAGCATACATTAATTTATAGTCAGAGTGTTTTGGAATAAAATCTATACTTGCCTCATAAGCTTTTCTAAAATAAAGTGCTGAAGAATCTAGTAAAGTAGGGTTGTTATTTTTTTGGTTGAGTGCGATATATGTTTTACCAAGAAGATTACATGTGTGAGCTTTAATTTTAAGAAGTCGATTGTGTGCTTTGGTATCTTTTAATTTCTTTTTCCTTAAAGAAATTTCATATACTAAGTCATGTAATATTTTCACAGCGTCTTCTTCCAGTCGAAGTTCCTTCTTAATTAAAGCTTTACAAATAGAGATAGTTGATAATGTGTTAAAACTATCAAAATTCTGATGATTTACGGTATTGATAAAATCAGTAAGTTTTATTAACTGTTGGTAAGCAATTTCATATTCGCTTAAATTCTTGTAAACCCAAAATAAACGATTGTAGGAGCTGATCTTTATTTTAATGACGCATAAGTCTTTTTGATCTTTTAAAGGTAGTGCATCAACTTCAGTTAAACATTCGTTTACAATCTCTTTAGTTCTTTTATAATTTTCTAGCTTATAATAGTAATATGACTCTTGATATTTCCCAATAAGTTGATGGCAAATTGAATTTGATTTTTGCGCCTCCAATGAGTAAATTAATAAACTATCCAAATTGCTGTTTCTTACTTGCTCAAATTTTTTGAGATATTCTTCATAGCTTTGAGAGAAACACAGATTGAAGATAAATAGAGAAAATATAAAAATCTTAAATTTCAATACTATTGGCGGATTTTAGAAAAGTTTAAGTCAAAAACGGACTTTCTTGTATGTGCATTTTATAAAATGTGCAATATAAAGTTTTTTAAAGAGACTTCTATAAATTAACTTTGAGTATATTATGAAATAGTAAATACTTTAGTTCGGGAAAGGGCAATGATAAAGAACTTAAAATAAAAAAGGAACAATATTATTGTTCCTTTTTTATTTTTCTCAAAATTTACTTAGATAATCTTATTTGAATGTATAGATTTGTTTGTCGATAATTTTCAAGAAATGTATTCAAAACTACCTGTATATAGATATAACAGAACCATTAATTTTTTAAAAGAAATGTTGCCACCACCAGCAACAGTTTTAGATTTAGGTGTGAGAAACCCTTTCAGTGAAATTATGGAGATGGAAGGTTACACAGTACTTAATACAAATGGAGAAGATTTTGATTTAGTACCAGAAATTGTAAAAGAATATAAAGTTGATGCTGTAACATCTTTTGAGGTATTTGAACATTTAATAGCTCCGTTTAATATATTAAGAGAAATTGAATGCGATAAATTAATTACTACGGTTCCTTTGAAATTATGGTTTGCATCAGCTTATAGAAGTAAAACTGATATGTGGGATAGACATTATCATGAATTTGAAGATTGGCAGTTTGATTGGTTGTTGGAGAAATCAGGTTGGGATAAGAAGCAAAGTGAGAAATGGATAAGTCCAACTAAACAAATCGGAATAAGACCTATTCTGAGAAGATTTACTCCGAGATATTACGCAGTTTACGCTGAAAAGTCTGCGACATGAGAATAGGAATGATTTTAGATAAAGTTTTCCCTCCTGATCCAAGAGTGGAAAATGAGGCTATTGAACTTATAAAAGAAGGACATAAAGTCTTTTTATTTTGTCTTACTTATTCCAAAGAAAAATCACAAGAAATAATTAATGGCATTCATGTTCGCAGATATTATAACACAACATTGATTTATAAATTTTCTGCATTGGCTTACACAGTGCCTGTGTATAGTTACTGTATGAAAAATAAAATTGATCACTTTATAAAAACTAATAACATTGAAGTAATTCATATCCATGATATGATTATTGCAGAAGCTTGTTTTTTAGCAAATAAAAAGTATCAACTTCCAACTGTTTTAGATTTGCATGAAAATAGACCTGAAATTTTAAAGTTTTATCCTTACATGCAAAAACTGTATGGGAAGTTATTGGTTTCTGTAAAACGCTGGAAGAAAAAAGAGGAGGAGTTTGTTAAAAAGTCTGATAAAATTGTGGTTGTTACTGATGAAGCAAAGAATGAATTGTCAAGTCGTGTTCGTTCAAAAACAAAGGATATAATTGTCGTTCCTAATACGATTAGAAAATCCTTTTATCAGAATAAAAAGAATGTTTCTATTCCATATAAAAAGGGAGCAAATGAGTTTAATGTTTTATATCTTGGAGATACTGGAGACCGAAGAGGATTGAGAACTGTAATAGAGGCCCTTCAAATACTTAAAAGCCAAGATAAAATTCAGAATATAATTTTTTTAGTAATTGGTAAGATTACTAACCGTAAGCTATTAAGTTTAGTTGATAAATATAATTTAAAAAAACATGTGAAATTTATAGGTTGGCAAGATCAAGAAACGTTTCCATTTTGGATTTCGCAAGCTGATGTTTGTGTTTCTCCTTTGCATAAAAATTTACATCACGATACAACCTATGCAAATAAGTTATTCCAATATATGAGTTTTGGTAAAGCGTTATTATTAAGTGATGTTTTAGCTCAAAAAGAACTTATGGAGAAAGTGGGTTCAGGAGTAGTTCATAAAGAACAAAATGCTCAAGATTTTGCGGACAAACTTTTGGATTTATATAATAATGATGGGTTAAGAATTGAAATGGGGAAGAAAGGAGAAAAGTTTGTTAGAAATGATTTTACCTGGGATAAAACGTCGAATCAATTAAAAGAAATATATAAAACAATCATTTGAAAGTTTTAATTGTTACATATTATTGGCCGCCCGCAGGAGGTGCAGGTGTGCAGAGATGGTTAAAGTTCACTAAGTATTTACGTGATTTCGGTATTGAACCAGTAATTTTTACAGCAGATAATCCACATTACCCAATTTTAGATGATAGTTTGCAAAGGGATATTCCTGATGGGGTAGAGGTGATTAAATGCCCAATTTTTGAACCTAATGGATTGCTTTATAGATTAAAAAAGAGAAAGGTTAAAAATAGTGCTGGTTTTTTAGAGGAAAATCCATCATTACTTTCAAGGTTGTTAATTTATATCAGAGCTAATTTATTTATTCCAGATGCTAGAATGTTTTGGATTAAACCTTCAGTAAAAAAGATTAAGAAATATTTATCTCAAAATGAAATAGATGTTCTAATTACTACTGGACCACCACATAGTTTACACATGATTGGATACCATGTGAAAAAGAAAACAGGAATCAAATGGATTGCTGATTTTCGTGATCCTTGGACAGGGATTGACTACTTTCATTTATTGCCTTTAACGAATTTTGCCAGGAAAAAGCACTTCCGTCAGGAAGACAATGTCTTTAAAAATTCTGATAAAGTAATCATGGTAAGTAAAACTTCGAAAGAAAAGTATAAGAATCAAGCTAATTCAATAGAAGTAATTACAAATGGTTATGATACAGATTCAATAGAAGAAGAAAGTATTGTTTTAGATGAGAAGTTTACAATTTCTCATATTGGCTCAATGAATGCTGCTAGGAACCCGAAAAAATTATGGAAAGTATTAGCTGAATTGTGTGAAGATGATGAAGAATTCAGTAACGATTTACAAATTCAGTTAATAGGAAAATTGGATGAAAAAGTTGTAAAGGAATATATTAATCCATATCAGTTTAAAAATATATTGCATCGTGACTATATTCCTCATAAAGAGGCGAAGCAATATCAAAAACAATCTCAAGTTCTATTATTGGTAGTCAATGATACTCCAAATGCTAAAGAAATTGTAACGGGAAAAGTGTTTGAGTATTTGCAAGCTAAACGACCAATAATTGCAATTGGACCAGAAGATGGCGATTTGGCTGATGTACTTAAAGAAACTAAATCTGGAAGTACATTTCATTATGATAATCGAGATGGTTTAAAAGAAGAAATTAGGTTACTTTATGGAAAGTACAAACTAGGTAAATTAAAAATAGAGTCATCAAATATTGAAAAGTATCATAGAAAACAACTTACGGAACATTTATCATATATTATTAAAGAACTAATCAAAAAATAAGTAATTGGGGGTTATATTCAAACAATCATTTAAAAATACTATTATAATTTATTTAGGATTCTTAATTGGAGGTCTAAATACAATTGTTTTCTATCCTGGAATTTTAGGAGAAGATTTTTATGGAATTGTAACAGTATTATTATCATATTCTAATTTAATAATGCCATTAATGGCATTAGGTGTACATTACACGATTATAAAGTTCTTTTCTGTTTATCAGGATAAATTAGAAAAGGATAAGTTTCTTTCATTGGCGCTAATATTACCATTATTTGTTTCCATACCAATTGGTTTCTTATGGGTGAATATTCAAAGTTTTATTGTAGAGAATTTTCTAACTAAAGAAAACGAGATTATTGCAGATTATACTATTGTTATATATGTGGTAGCTGTTTGTTGTGCTTATTTTGAAGTATTTTATGCATGGTCTAAAGTGCATTTAAAAACAGTAGTAGGAAATTTTTTGAAAGAGTTTTATAACAGAGCGGCAGTATTAATTTCTTTATTAGCTGTTTCCTTTGGATTGATAACAAAAACGGAATTTGCTTTTATGCTAACAGGTTTTTATATCATCAGAACTTTGATTATGATGGTGTATGCTTTTAAGGTTTATTTCCCGAAGTACACTGTTAGTTTACCAAAAAACTACAAGGAGATTTTAGCGTATTCTGTATTTATAATTTTTGCTGGAAGTGCAGGAGCTGTAATTTTAGATATTGACAAAGTTATGGTAACAGGGAAAGAGGCATTTAGTGCAGCTGCATATTATACCGTAGCAGTGTTTATTGGCTCATTTATTGAAGCACCCAGTAGAGCTTTAAGTCAAATATTACAACCATTAACATCAAAGTCCTTAAATGAAAATAATCCGACAGAAGTACATAATTTATACAAAAAGAGTAGTATTAATTTATTGGTAGTTGGAGGATTGTTTTTTCTGTTGATTAACTGTAATATTGAGGAATTGTTTCGAATTA contains:
- a CDS encoding glycosyltransferase family 4 protein, with translation MRIGMILDKVFPPDPRVENEAIELIKEGHKVFLFCLTYSKEKSQEIINGIHVRRYYNTTLIYKFSALAYTVPVYSYCMKNKIDHFIKTNNIEVIHIHDMIIAEACFLANKKYQLPTVLDLHENRPEILKFYPYMQKLYGKLLVSVKRWKKKEEEFVKKSDKIVVVTDEAKNELSSRVRSKTKDIIVVPNTIRKSFYQNKKNVSIPYKKGANEFNVLYLGDTGDRRGLRTVIEALQILKSQDKIQNIIFLVIGKITNRKLLSLVDKYNLKKHVKFIGWQDQETFPFWISQADVCVSPLHKNLHHDTTYANKLFQYMSFGKALLLSDVLAQKELMEKVGSGVVHKEQNAQDFADKLLDLYNNDGLRIEMGKKGEKFVRNDFTWDKTSNQLKEIYKTII
- a CDS encoding glycosyltransferase family 4 protein produces the protein MKVLIVTYYWPPAGGAGVQRWLKFTKYLRDFGIEPVIFTADNPHYPILDDSLQRDIPDGVEVIKCPIFEPNGLLYRLKKRKVKNSAGFLEENPSLLSRLLIYIRANLFIPDARMFWIKPSVKKIKKYLSQNEIDVLITTGPPHSLHMIGYHVKKKTGIKWIADFRDPWTGIDYFHLLPLTNFARKKHFRQEDNVFKNSDKVIMVSKTSKEKYKNQANSIEVITNGYDTDSIEEESIVLDEKFTISHIGSMNAARNPKKLWKVLAELCEDDEEFSNDLQIQLIGKLDEKVVKEYINPYQFKNILHRDYIPHKEAKQYQKQSQVLLLVVNDTPNAKEIVTGKVFEYLQAKRPIIAIGPEDGDLADVLKETKSGSTFHYDNRDGLKEEIRLLYGKYKLGKLKIESSNIEKYHRKQLTEHLSYIIKELIKK
- a CDS encoding helix-turn-helix domain-containing protein — encoded protein: MDSLLIYSLEAQKSNSICHQLIGKYQESYYYYKLENYKRTKEIVNECLTEVDALPLKDQKDLCVIKIKISSYNRLFWVYKNLSEYEIAYQQLIKLTDFINTVNHQNFDSFNTLSTISICKALIKKELRLEEDAVKILHDLVYEISLRKKKLKDTKAHNRLLKIKAHTCNLLGKTYIALNQKNNNPTLLDSSALYFRKAYEASIDFIPKHSDYKLMYALRKTEVLIAKKKYREALNLTNNYADLDKNSNTKKYEHRNKAICFDQLNESDSAIFYSIKLLQHKSLQKSSLISAYNILSQQYLNKGQLDSAFKYSKLTLKEFNLAKENRQKTYQLLYDNDIEKIKELNASILEKEQNRNRATTIFYGIILLGISSFFLVKRKYYLLEISKKNIELENNQVIPEEKEYKTKTYNIEPKLENKILSIIEEIEVNHFYTAHDFSINTIAKMANTNSTYISFVFNKYHEATFKQYYTKKKIAYAVDLLKNDNAYTKFSIEGLANEVGYTSASSFTRAFKKEMNVTPSIYIKELQN
- a CDS encoding methyltransferase; this encodes MYSKLPVYRYNRTINFLKEMLPPPATVLDLGVRNPFSEIMEMEGYTVLNTNGEDFDLVPEIVKEYKVDAVTSFEVFEHLIAPFNILREIECDKLITTVPLKLWFASAYRSKTDMWDRHYHEFEDWQFDWLLEKSGWDKKQSEKWISPTKQIGIRPILRRFTPRYYAVYAEKSAT
- a CDS encoding lipopolysaccharide biosynthesis protein, with the translated sequence MGVIFKQSFKNTIIIYLGFLIGGLNTIVFYPGILGEDFYGIVTVLLSYSNLIMPLMALGVHYTIIKFFSVYQDKLEKDKFLSLALILPLFVSIPIGFLWVNIQSFIVENFLTKENEIIADYTIVIYVVAVCCAYFEVFYAWSKVHLKTVVGNFLKEFYNRAAVLISLLAVSFGLITKTEFAFMLTGFYIIRTLIMMVYAFKVYFPKYTVSLPKNYKEILAYSVFIIFAGSAGAVILDIDKVMVTGKEAFSAAAYYTVAVFIGSFIEAPSRALSQILQPLTSKSLNENNPTEVHNLYKKSSINLLVVGGLFFLLINCNIEELFRIMPKGYENGVLAVLLISIAKMYNMFLGNNGPIISNSKYYKITFPLGVGTAVTVYFLNVLFYKKINMSTDGLALATLITIFIFNTIKLLFVYYKFKMNPITKQTGVALSVIILMFFGFYFWNFSIPEFKVFNFPVDPFINIGIKSIIIILIYVLLMVKLKVSKQINGLVGKFKL